From Cryobacterium sp. GrIS_2_6:
TCTGGCTTCGTGTTCCTACGCAGGGTCTTCTATCGCTGGCAATTCCTTGCCGTGCTCGTGCTTCCGGCGTGGCTTCTGATCGGCGCGTCCCTCTTCAAGTCGAGCGGATGGGCCGTGCTCGGCAGCTTCTTCGGCGGCATCGTGCTCGGCCTCGGCCTGCTGGCCGTCGCCCTGATCTTCTTCGCCCGCACCGAGGTACGGTTGGAGCGGGCTGTGTCCTGGCGTGACGTCGGCGTGCTTACTCTGTGGCACGCCCTGATCGTGGCCTCCGGCTTCACGGCGGGTGCGAGCTGGCTGCCGTTCCTGGTCGTGCTCGTTGGGCTCGCGGCCTTCTGGTTCGCCATCTGGGAGCTCTTCGCGAGTGCCAGGAGCCGGATGCAGGCGATGATCGTGCTGATCGAAGAGACCGCAAGAGGTGGCGCCCCGTCCGGACCGACCGCGGGGGAGCATCCGTCGCCCATCGGCTTCGAACCCACCCCACACCCGTCG
This genomic window contains:
- a CDS encoding MFS transporter, with product MFLRRVFYRWQFLAVLVLPAWLLIGASLFKSSGWAVLGSFFGGIVLGLGLLAVALIFFARTEVRLERAVSWRDVGVLTLWHALIVASGFTAGASWLPFLVVLVGLAAFWFAIWELFASARSRMQAMIVLIEETARGGAPSGPTAGEHPSPIGFEPTPHPSVIVVREKPKDT